One genomic region from Quercus robur chromosome 4, dhQueRobu3.1, whole genome shotgun sequence encodes:
- the LOC126722781 gene encoding uncharacterized protein LOC126722781 — protein MVKKAKEQLQEFWDVQRSSTRPMVPREVVRSKSPFAGLFKINFDGAIFENMDLAGLGFVVRDEHGMIVATLSQRIPLPSSVDMVEALAARCALIFAQEISILTVELEGGNRLAPSLARRAVLAADTNVWLEELPQDLDDVF, from the exons ATGGTCAAGAAAGCCAAGGAACAGCTGCAAGAGTTTTGGGATGTGCAGCGTTCTTCTACGAGGCCAATGGTTCCACGTGAGGTGGTACGTTCGAAGTCCCCTTTTGCAGGTTTGTTCAAGATCAATTTTGACGGTGCTATCTTCGAGAACATGGACCTTGCTGGTTTGGGGTTTGTCGTTAGGGACGAGCATGGGATGATTGTCGCTACTCTTAGTCAGCGAATTCCCCTGCCCAGCTCGGTGGATATGGTGGAAGCACTGGCAGCTAGGTGTGCTCTCATTTTTGCCCAAGAAATTAGTATTTTAACAGTGGAGCTTGAAG GGGGTAATAGATTAGCCCCCTCCCTAGCTAGAAGAGCAGTTTTAGCTGCGGATACTAATGTGTGGTTAGAAGAGCTACCACAAGActtagatgatgttttttag